Proteins encoded by one window of Candidatus Thorarchaeota archaeon:
- a CDS encoding NAD(P)/FAD-dependent oxidoreductase: MKKLAIVGNGTAAITAVRELGRMDATIAMDVFSDEPYSYYPRPRIIDFLAGAVSIQDLIQYSPEWHEQYNAHLYLEEPVKKLDVDSMSLKTTAKRYDGYDRILVAVGSHPWIPPIHGADKENVHTLRTLRDAATIRKGIETTNRQIIIGGGILGIEIAAALEKYGGNTLTISHIDTLLPKQLDSAASSVLLKRLNQLGLNILMNFECKKILGDKEVEALESTTGDRVEGDMVIIATGVRPNIALAKTAGLRCNRGIVVDAHMQTSEKGCFAAGDCTEWQGISWGIIPVALDTGKVAARNMVDLGSTHYNSTTPRNTLKVAGIDLTSIGEFNPVSPKFESVVQVDEKEGTYFKAVLKDHTVVGGIALGNRKVALKLQRLVSTGKRVERPFSDIFE; the protein is encoded by the coding sequence ATGAAGAAATTGGCAATTGTGGGGAATGGAACTGCAGCGATAACAGCGGTCCGTGAACTGGGGAGAATGGACGCAACTATAGCTATGGATGTTTTCAGTGATGAGCCTTACTCCTACTACCCTCGGCCAAGAATCATCGACTTTCTCGCAGGAGCTGTATCGATACAGGATTTGATTCAGTACTCGCCTGAATGGCATGAGCAATACAATGCTCATCTCTATTTGGAAGAACCTGTAAAAAAACTTGACGTTGACTCCATGAGCCTAAAGACTACCGCCAAAAGATATGATGGATATGATCGAATCCTTGTTGCTGTTGGAAGCCATCCATGGATTCCACCGATTCATGGTGCCGACAAAGAAAATGTTCATACGCTTCGCACTTTGAGGGACGCAGCTACGATCCGCAAAGGAATAGAAACGACCAATCGGCAGATAATCATCGGTGGAGGGATTCTCGGCATTGAAATTGCTGCTGCTCTGGAAAAATATGGCGGCAATACTCTTACTATTTCACATATCGATACTCTGCTTCCAAAGCAACTAGATTCAGCCGCAAGCTCTGTCCTACTCAAGAGATTGAATCAGCTCGGTCTCAACATTTTGATGAATTTTGAATGTAAGAAGATTCTCGGAGATAAGGAAGTTGAAGCTCTTGAATCTACAACAGGGGATCGAGTAGAAGGCGATATGGTGATAATTGCAACTGGGGTGCGACCCAACATTGCATTAGCAAAAACAGCAGGTCTTAGGTGTAATCGAGGTATTGTCGTCGACGCACATATGCAAACATCAGAAAAAGGTTGTTTTGCAGCTGGTGATTGCACGGAATGGCAAGGAATCTCGTGGGGTATCATTCCTGTAGCTTTGGACACAGGAAAAGTAGCAGCACGGAACATGGTGGATTTGGGAAGTACGCATTACAACAGCACAACTCCAAGAAACACCTTGAAAGTCGCGGGAATTGATCTTACATCTATTGGGGAATTCAACCCTGTGTCACCCAAATTTGAATCGGTGGTCCAGGTTGATGAAAAGGAAGGTACCTATTTCAAAGCAGTATTGAAGGATCATACTGTTGTTGGAGGAATTGCTTTAGGCAATCGTAAAGTCGCTCTGAAACTGCAGAGACTCGTCTCCACGGGCAAGAGGGTTGAGAGACCTTTTTCGGATATTTTCGAATGA
- a CDS encoding HAD family hydrolase, with translation MSENELSITRGTMSKDLDSRERIERTKAIIFDLHHTITKTRESPSELLRNILAEFKIEVANISNNTLQEAFEYMDRWMARYQVEQNVGPHWGGKAEDWIQADRIMLERLGYEFSEQKILEIEKKWKRETKSADFEWLIEEAIETMQVLHSRGYILAIATRRHDNPTGKLKHAEVTDLISCIEWSGVSGYAKPNPYTLLSVSKQIEVNPRLCAYVGNYVDLDVIAARRAEMVPVLTTWANPDEEGKAPEDTIIIDSVDELIHLFLGS, from the coding sequence TTGTCAGAAAATGAGTTAAGCATTACCAGAGGCACGATGTCAAAGGATTTGGACTCCAGAGAAAGGATTGAAAGAACAAAAGCAATCATATTCGACCTTCATCATACAATCACAAAAACGCGAGAGAGCCCTTCAGAACTCCTGCGCAACATTCTAGCGGAATTCAAAATAGAAGTAGCTAATATTTCCAATAACACGCTCCAAGAAGCTTTCGAATACATGGATAGATGGATGGCTAGGTATCAAGTCGAGCAGAATGTTGGACCTCACTGGGGCGGTAAAGCAGAAGATTGGATTCAGGCAGACAGGATAATGCTGGAGAGACTTGGATATGAGTTTTCTGAACAGAAGATTCTCGAGATAGAGAAGAAATGGAAAAGAGAGACGAAAAGCGCTGATTTTGAATGGCTCATCGAAGAAGCAATTGAAACCATGCAGGTACTTCATTCGAGAGGATATATTCTGGCTATTGCCACTCGAAGGCATGATAATCCAACAGGCAAACTGAAACATGCTGAAGTGACCGACCTAATTTCCTGTATCGAATGGAGCGGTGTATCCGGATATGCGAAGCCCAATCCATATACCCTACTTTCTGTATCAAAACAAATAGAAGTCAACCCGCGATTATGCGCATATGTTGGCAACTACGTTGACTTAGATGTTATAGCTGCTAGGAGAGCAGAAATGGTGCCAGTACTTACCACCTGGGCGAATCCAGATGAAGAAGGCAAGGCGCCAGAAGATACGATAATTATTGATTCAGTAGATGAGCTTATTCATTTATTCTTAGGGAGCTGA
- a CDS encoding CPBP family intramembrane metalloprotease: MKSKLIKNPHVSEGTPTTHSELALPHVAMLMLSIGTVWRLMDIFVFGLGGSEFNVMPSKLGPLLIILGYFWVFRKSEFDSVLGLSTRDWRIQLPIGVLIGLVIVMGIDMLSVVLYAIFFNPAYPLNITIVGPLLLLYMFGFFAINAIFEEVLFRGLLQNSLMRFLSPGRAILLSSLIFGIWHACWPFANGLEGTTLITEIAKMVAFSAVIGAFFGLYYHSFSKEKTLLGTISAHTMLNFVNEGFKLGPEPTAQGPDFSFADPNLMIVTFLLFGIIFALLFLMVKTFDIEMVKRKLLDYLA; encoded by the coding sequence ATGAAGTCGAAACTCATTAAGAATCCTCACGTCAGTGAAGGAACACCGACTACCCATTCTGAACTTGCTCTTCCCCATGTTGCTATGTTGATGCTGAGTATCGGTACAGTCTGGAGATTGATGGATATTTTCGTGTTTGGTCTTGGCGGCAGTGAATTCAATGTGATGCCCTCAAAGCTTGGACCACTACTCATTATTCTAGGTTACTTCTGGGTGTTCCGGAAATCCGAATTCGATTCCGTACTTGGCCTCTCAACTCGAGACTGGCGGATTCAACTACCTATTGGCGTTTTAATCGGTCTCGTTATCGTTATGGGAATAGATATGCTAAGTGTTGTTCTATACGCCATTTTCTTTAATCCCGCATACCCACTTAACATCACTATTGTTGGGCCACTCTTGCTCCTGTATATGTTCGGATTTTTTGCAATAAATGCCATTTTTGAGGAGGTTCTCTTTAGAGGATTGCTACAGAATTCACTGATGAGATTCCTATCTCCAGGTAGAGCAATTCTGCTTTCCTCACTGATTTTTGGTATATGGCATGCTTGTTGGCCATTTGCGAATGGCCTTGAAGGTACCACTTTGATTACTGAGATTGCCAAGATGGTTGCCTTTTCCGCGGTTATTGGTGCTTTCTTCGGACTCTATTATCACAGCTTTTCCAAAGAGAAAACCTTGTTGGGTACCATTTCTGCACATACAATGCTTAATTTTGTCAATGAGGGATTCAAACTGGGACCTGAACCTACTGCTCAAGGTCCGGATTTTTCCTTTGCAGATCCGAATCTAATGATAGTTACTTTCCTGCTGTTTGGCATAATCTTTGCTCTTCTTTTTCTTATGGTCAAGACCTTTGATATTGAAATGGTAAAGAGGAAACTACTGGATTATTTGGCTTAG